From a single Pseudophryne corroboree isolate aPseCor3 chromosome 6, aPseCor3.hap2, whole genome shotgun sequence genomic region:
- the LOC134934039 gene encoding olfactory receptor 11A1-like — protein MCEDNQTAVTVFILLGFKGLYSYKILFFILFLFSYIVVLNGNLIIVVLVSISERLKIPMFIFLKQLAVADILITTTIIPMMLDIILSDTKEVSVTGCLMQIYFFDIFELVQCIVIAIMSYDRYLAICNPMRYNSIMSPDVCRKIIAASWLLVFIASGELILVLQLQFCGLKYIDHFFCDSDPILEISTSDNSLLLLVDFFFSVVFIFIPFSVIIVTYMIIFYAILKISLNSGRKKAFSTCSSHLATVCIYYGTLMIVYMGSSEDSSHIKKKFYSILYVVVTPMMNPIIYSLRNHKIRQTLQKVLNIRT, from the coding sequence atgtgtgaggacaacCAGACTGCAGTCACAGTGTTTATACTTCTTGGATTTAAAGGTCTATATTCATACAAGATTCTATTCTTCATCCTGTTCCTCTTCTCCTATATTGTGGTGCTCAATGGGAACCTAATCATCGTTGTTTTGGTGTCGATAAGTGAACGCCTCAAAATTCCAATGTTCATCTTCCTTAAACAACTAGCAGTTGCTGATATCTTAATAACCACAACCATTATACCAATGATGTTGGATATCATATTAAGCGATACAAAAGAAGTGTCTGTCACCGGTTGCCTCATGCAGATTTACTTTTTTGATATTTTTGAATTAGTGCAGTGTATTGTTATTGCTATAATGTCTTATGATAGATATTTGGCCATTTGCAATCCGATGCGTTACAATTCCATAATGTCACCCGATGTTTGCAGAAAAATTATTGCTGCTTCTTGGTTATTGGTGTTTATTGCATCGGGTGAATTAATTTTGGTTTTGCAATTACAATTCTGTGGTCTAAAGTACATTGACCATTTCTTCTGTGATTCTGACCCAATTTTAGAAATATCCACATCAGACAATTCATTGTTGTTACTGGTTGATTTTTTCTTCTCTGTTGTTTTTATCTTTATTCCTTTTTCAGTAATTATCGTAACCTATATGATCATTTTCTACGCCATACTAAAGATTTCTCTCAACAGTGGAAGGAAAAAAGCCTTCTCCACATGCAGCTCCCACCTAGCTACTGTATGCATTTATTATGGAACCCTAATGATTGTTTACATGGGGTCATCAGAAGACAGctcacatataaaaaaaaagttcTATTCTATATTATATGTAGTGGTGACTCCCATGATGAATCCCATTATCTACAGCCTTAGAAACCACAAGATTAGGCAGACTCTGCAAAAAGTTTTAAATATTCGAacataa